The Panicum virgatum strain AP13 chromosome 5K, P.virgatum_v5, whole genome shotgun sequence genome has a window encoding:
- the LOC120710817 gene encoding uncharacterized protein At4g15970-like, producing MASSKVGSSLPLVVVFLLGAASATALLIFFVTSAARPAWPALEAGAHRRGEVPGSASVRCGTPRANGTAGAEEHAGVTAPPANETGDGEAEFARMLRRAAMEDRTVIMTSVNEAWAAPGSLLDSFLESFRVGENVSHLVKHIVVVAMDEGTFRRCRAVHLHCHLLRPEKEGLDLSVAKSYMTKDYLDLVWSKLKLQQRILELGYNLLFTDVDVAWFRNPLVHITMAVDITTSSDFYFGNLDDLGNFPNTGFIYFKSTPRNARAMAYWHAARRRFPENHDQFVFNEIKRELAGELGVRIRFIDSATVSGFCQLGRDLNRIATVHMTCCIGLENKLFDLKRVVADWKRYMVRPLWERQMGKIGWTFEGGRCIH from the exons ATGGCGTCCTCCAAGGTCGGCAGCTCTCTGCCTCTGgtggtcgtcttcctcctcgggGCGGCCTCGGCCACCGcgctgctcatcttcttcgtcacgtcggcggcgaggcccgCGTGGCCCGCTCTGGAGGCCGGTGCTCACAGAAGAGGGGAGGTGCCCGGCTCGGCTAGCGTGCGTTGCGGCACTCCACGGGCAAACGGCacggccggagcagaggagcaCGCCGGAGTGACGGCTCCTCCGGCTAATGAG accggcgacggcgaggcggagtTCGCGCGGATGCTACGGCGAGCGGCGATGGAGGACCGGACGGTGATCATGACGTCGGTGaacgaggcgtgggcggcgccggggTCGCTGCTGGACTCGTTCCTGGAGAGCTTCCGCGTGGGCGAGAACGTCTCGCACTTGGTGAAGCACATCGTGGTGGTGGCCATGGACGAGGGCACGTTCCGGCGGTGCCGCGCCGTGCACCTGCACTGCCACCTCCTCCGGCCGGAGAAGGAGGGCCTGGACCTCTCCGTCGCCAAGAGCTACATGACCAAGGACTACCTCGACCTCGTCTGGAGCAAGCTCAAGCTGCAGCAGCGCATCCTCGAGCTCGGCTACAACCTCCTCTTCACG GACGTTGACGTGGCGTGGTTCCGGAACCCGCTGGTGCACATCACGATGGCGGTGGACATCACGACGTCGAGCGACTTCTACTTCGGCAACCTGGACGACCTGGGCAACTTCCCCAACACGGGCTTCATCTACTTCAAGTCGACGCCCCGGAACGCGCGCGCCATGGCCTACTGgcacgcggcgcggcggcggttccCGGAGAACCACGACCAGTTCGTGTTCAACGAGATCAagcgggagctcgccggcgagctcggcgtccgGATCCGGTTCATCGACTCCGCCACCGTCAGCGGGTTCTGCCAGCTGGGGCGGGACCTGAACCGGATCGCCACCGTGCACATGACCTGCTGCATCGGGCTGGAGAACAAGCTGTTCGACCTCAAGAGGGTGGTCGCGGACTGGAAGCGATACATGGTGCGCCCGCTGTGGGAGCGCCAGATGGGGAAGATCGGGTGGACGTTCGAGGGAGGACGCTGCATACACTGA
- the LOC120710304 gene encoding uncharacterized protein At1g28695-like — translation MGPGFVGGKLQQGGHAVSFLLGAALPTALLFFLASDRLGEGLSTISTSWRGNGTTTASLQADAPPADIPTAADGRAAPAQDHEVEFAGLAELLTKVATEDRTVIMTSVTEVWTRPNSLLDVFLGGFRDGEGIAHLVSHVLIVTVDAGSFRGCKAVHPHCYLLEVKSMDMNMAKTFGTREYVEMIWLKLSIQQRVLELGYNFLFTDADILWLRNPFQHISVYADMSCSLDNSKMAPALLDCENNVGFYYMKSTNRSIAMIKYWRAARARFDGNPIEQVVFNTIKHELISDLGARIQPLQTEYISGFCDFQERLDKVCTVHANCCMRLDNKVNDLRNVAADWKNYTSLTPEVRKKAGIKVTPPSKCRKSMGWT, via the exons ATGGGGCCGGGGTTCGTCGGCGGCAAGCTGCAGCAGGGCGGCCACGCGGTGAGCTTCCTCCTCGGCGCGGCGCTGCCCACcgccctcctcttcttcctcgcgtcCGACCGCCTCGGCGAGGGCTTGTCCACCATCTCCACGAGCTGGCGGGGGAACGGGACGACGACGGCCTCGCTGCAGGccgacgcgccgccggccgaTATTCCCACAGCCGCCGATGGCCGTGCCGCTCCTGCGCAAGATCACGAG GTGGAGTTCGCGGGCCTCGCTGAGCTGCTCACGAAAGTGGCGACGGAGGACCGGACGGTGATAATGACGTCGGTGACCGAAGTCTGGACGCGCCCCAACTCCCTGCTGGACGTCTTCCTCGGCGGCTTCAGGGACGGCGAGGGCATAGCGCACCTCGTCAGCCACGTCCTCATCGTCACCGTCGACGCCGGCTCGTTCCGCGGCTGCAAGGCCGTGCACCCGCACTGCTACCTCCTCGAGGTGAAGTCCATGGACATGAACATGGCCAAAACGTTCGGGACCAGGGAGTACGTCGAGATGATCTGGCTCAAACTCTCGATCCAGCAGCGCGTCCTAGAGCTCGGCTACAACTTCCTCTTCACG GACGCCGATATCCTATGGCTTCGCAACCCGTTCCAGCACATCTCCGTCTACGCCGACATGAGCTGCTCGCTGGACAACTCCAAGATGGCGCCGGCTCTCCTGGACTGCGAGAACAACGTCGGGTTCTACTACATGAAATCGACGAACCGGAGCATCGCGATGATCAAGTACTggagggcggcgagggcgaggttCGACGGCAACCCGATCGAGCAGGTGGTGTTCAACACGATCAAGCACGAGCTCATCAGCGACCTCGGGGCCAGGATCCAGCCGCTCCAGACGGAGTACATCAGCGGCTTCTGCGACTTCCAGGAGCGGCTGGACAAGGTCTGCACCGTGCATGCCAACTGCTGCATGAGGCTGGACAACAAGGTGAATGACCTCAGGAATGTCGCCGCGGACTGGAAGAATTACACCAGCCTGACGCCGGAGGTGAGGAAGAAGGCGGGTATCAAGGTGACGCCGCCCAGCAAGTGCAGGAAGTCCATGGGATGGACGTAA